A window of Chryseobacterium sp. IHB B 17019 genomic DNA:
ACCGGTTTATTGGGGATTTTTGTTTTAATCCATTCAATTCCTTTTGTCCCCAGATTCACATCTCCAGCCAAAACAACAAGATCTGCATTATCAAAAGATAAATCAGTATATCCAAACTCCTGATGCAGGTCGCTGATGATTTGTATTTTCATTTAGCTAAAATAAAAAAGAACCGGCACATTACACCGATTCCTCTTTATATATTATGAATTCTTAATTATTTGAAACAACCATTTCTGCTTCCTTAATTTTAATACTCTTTAAAATAAAGTACACTAACATTCCCAATGCAAACACGGCATATCCCACGAGAATAATTAAACTTAAATTCCCGACCGCCAATGTTGATGGGAAAACCTGGCTCATTAAAGTCATGAAAGACAACCCGATTCCCGCTCCCAAAAAGTAACTGGTAGACCCCAAGCTTGAAGCCACACCATAACTTGAGGCATTCACATCCTGAATTCCCAACACTGACAAAGCCGTAAAACAAAAGGTCATTCCTATCCCTGAAATACAAGCCGCTCCCAATAAAACCAACGGTAATGAGTGACCAAAATATACCGAAAACAGTAAAATTAAAGCTCCTGATAGCATGAAAATCCACCCGAAAACTCCCATTTGGGAAGAATTTAATCTTTTAGAGATATGAGGTAAAACAAATTTGGCCACCAAAGCAGACATCACACTGAACGGAACCAACATCAATCCCGCGGAAGCCGCGCTGTGATTCATATCTTTTTGCAGCATCAATGAAATCAGGAACAAAAATCCGATGAAAAAAGCTCCCAACGCAACAAAAGTAAGATTGGAAACCTTCAACGATTTATGTTTAAATAATTTTAAATCAATCAAAGGCTGAGACACAGATTTTAAGCGATAAAATACCATTGACAGTAACAAAACAGCTACAATTAAAGAAGAAACGACCATAAAAGTTTTTTCCTTAATGTGAATCAATTCGTGTGTTCCGTAAGTCAAGCTAAGCAATCCCAAGACCAGTAAAATTCCCGAAGCAACGTCAGTTTTCTGAGATTTTCCTGATGTTTCATCCTTCGGAAGATATTGAAAAGCAAAAACTAACGTAATTAAAAGAACCGGAACATTGATAAGAAAAACCCAATGCCAGCTTAGATATGTACTGATAATTCCGCCCAGTGAAAGCCCACTTCCCGAACCAATCGCTGCAAACGAACTGAAAATCCCGATCGCCCTGTTTCTCTCCTGATCTTCTTTAAAAGTATTGGTCACAATTGACATCGCAGAAGGCATGATGAAAGCCGCTCCCAATCCCTGTAAAGCCCGGAAAACAGCCAATGTTTCAAAGCTGGTTGACAATCCCGCACCTAAAGAAGTGAGCATAAAAATCAATGATCCTAAAAGAAAAATCTTCCTACGACCGATCTGATCTGAAAGTTTTCCTCCAATAATCAGAAAACCACCAAAAAATAGCACATACAACGTCTGCAACCACTGAACCGTCTCCGCTCCGATACCGAATTGTTCCTGAATGGAAGGAATCGTCAAATTAATAATCGCAATATCCAAAGCCTCCACAAATGTTCCCACCGATGCTAAAATTAATATTAAATTCTTTCTTTCCATATAGTTCAATTATGCTGCAAAATTAAAATTAATAGAACATATATTAAAATTATATATTAAATTTGGAACATATTTGCATCCAATTTAAAATTAAAAGGACAAATATTCTTTTATTTAAAAATTAACCTAAAAAAACAGGACAAATGGCAGCAGAAAATTATAGTCTTGACGAAAAAGATCTCTCTATCCTCCGCATTTTACAGAAAGATGCGAAGTTGAGTGTCCGGGATGTTGCAGCAAAAATTAACTTAAGCTCAACTCCAACTCACGAACGAATCAAACGGATGGAAAAATTGGGTGTCATCAAGGAATATACTGCGGTTGTAGACCGGAAAAAGGTGAATAAAGGAATGATGGTGGTCTGTATGATCGCACTGAATGTCCATAATAAAAAAACGGCAGGACGCTTCATTGAAGAAGTCGGAAAGTTGAAAGAAGTGGTAGAATTTTATAATATCAGCGGAGATTTTGACTTTATGCTCAAGATTCTGGCCCCGAATATGGATGAATTTCATGAGTTTTTCGTGAATAAATTATCTGAAATTGAAGGAATTGGGCAGACAAAAAGCATTTTTGTGATGAATAGTATTAAGGAGAGCTCGCAGATTCTTTGATTTTAATTTAAAAGTGGAGTTCGCTAGGTTTTTGTTTAAATTATTGTAGATATTTTTTCGTTCGCTCAGCGAATGATTGTCGCGTCTCTTTGTCATCCTGAAAGGATCTCAACAACGTAATTCTAAAACTTTGTATAGAACCTTTCAGGATGACAAAGAGAATGATTATTTCTAATATTATTGATTTGTTTAATAATATTTTAAGTCTTTTTTAATGTTAAAAACTTATATTTTCCAATTTGAAATGAGTAAATTGAGTCATTAAAATACAAAATTATGCCTTGGAATCCTGATATTTATAATCAATTCAAGAATATCCGCTTCAAACCTTTTTTTGATATCGCCGATCTTATTAAAGATGAAAAACAAATGAAAGTGGTTGATTTCGGTTGTGGAACGGGCGAACAGACTGCAATTTTAGCGGAAAAATTCCCGCTGGCTACATTTCTCGGTGTTGATTCTTCTGCTGAAATGCTTGAAAAATCAAAAGCTCTTGAAAATGATCGCCTTCATTTCCGGAAAGCGACTACTGAAGAGATTTTAGACCGCGACGAAAACTGGGATCTTATTTTCAGCAATGCAGCTTTACAATGGTCTGACGATCATCAGAATTTGTTCCCAAAACTGATTTCAAAACTGAAAAGTAATGGTCAGTTGGCGGTACAAATGCCATATCAACCAGGAAATATTCTTAATAAAATCCTTTTTGAAATGGCCAATGAAGAGCCTTTCCGTACACACCTAAACGGTTGGAACCGCCCTTCTGCAGTATTAACCGTTGATGAATATGCGCAAATTCTCTTTTATAACGGTATTGAAAACCTTGATATTTCACAAAAAGTATACCCTATTATCGCGGAAGATCATGAAACTTTATTCAACTTTATTTCAGGATCGGCACTGATTCCGTATCTGGAAAGATTGAATGAGGAGCAGCAAAATACATTTACATCAGAATTCAAACAGCGTATTGCAAAGAGTTTCCCAACGCTTCCTGCTATTTATTCTTTTAAAAGAATTTTGCTTTACGGAAGAAAAAGTAATATTATTAATTAGAATTAAAGAAACAAAAAAAAGCACTCAATGAAGAGTGCTATATAAAGAAAATTATATTTTCTAAGTCTGTACAAAACGTATAACTATAATAAGTAGCTTACGTTTTGAAGTGTTTCCAACTATAATTAATTAAATCATTACAGTTGTAAGATTTAAATTATGCTAACTTTACGTTAACTGCATTTAAACCTTTTTCTCCTTTTTGTACTTCAAAAGTTACCACGTCGTTTTCACGAATTGATCTTGAAATTAATCCTGAAGAGTGTACAAAAACGTCTTTGCTCCCATCTGAAGGAGAAATAAATCCGAAGCCTTTTGCTTCATTGAAAAATTTTACTGTGCCTTGTTGCATTGTAATTGTTATTAAAATTATTATTTTTGGGCTTATTACCCAAGTTATTAATGTTTGTTTTTTATAACTCAGAAATATTGAAAACTAAACTTGTTTTTTAATTCTGTATTTATAAAAGTTATTGGTATTAGTTACTTAAATTAATGTTGTTTTTTGTTGAGCAACAGCCATCTTAAGTCCTATCAGATTCTGAATTTTCTTTAAATCTGTCAGTTCTTCACCGTCACCAAACGAAACTGCAATTCCTTCGGCTCCTGTTCTTTGTGATTTTGACGATACCGAATTGCCAGTCACCTCAACAGGGTTATTCAATATACTTTCAGCAAACTTTCTGATATCCGGAGACATCGTTGCAGAAAAAAATAAAGTCTGTCTTTTTTGAGGAACAAGTTTTAAAATCTTTTTTACATCATTTACACACTCCATTTCCAGCATTCTGTCTGCCTCATCCAATACCAGTATTTCTAATTTGGAAAGATCAATATGTCTCTGATTCACCAAATCCAATAGTCTTCCCGGAGTTGCCACCAGGATATCCACTCTTTTTCTTAAAGCAGCAAGCTGGCCTCCTGCCAAAACACCACCAAAAATGGAAAGCTGTGATAATGGTAAATATTTGCTGTAAATACCAAGATTTTCTTCGATTTGTATCGCTAATTCACGTGTTGGGGTGAGTATCAACGTTCGGATTTCCTTATGTTCTGGGGTATGTTTTTTAAGTAATTGCAGAATAGGCATGGCAAATGCAGCCGTTTTTCCGGTGCCTGTTTTTGCACAAGCTATAATATCATTTCCCGCCAAGATATGCGGAATCGCAGAATACTGTATTTCCGTAGGCTTAGAATATCCGGCTTCGGTGACAGCACGAATGATGGGATTGATTAAATTTAAATTTTTAAAACTCATTATAAAAGTTTCCGGTCTCCCCGGTATTTTGTGGCAAATCCATTTTATAGGAATTTGAATTGGTGTATTGTAAAGGATAAACAAGTAAAGAATGATCTTTTTTATTCATCATTTTGCTTGCTTAAACTATGACAATAGATATTCACATTGAAATAATATTGATTAGCCTGCAATGACGTACGCTCTCATTGTAAAAAAGGTTCTTAATATCCTAACATTTTTCACAAGTGAAAGAGGGTAGAAATTGGTAGCTGAAAAAGCGAAACTGAAAGAAAAAATTGAAATTTAGACTATTACAGAATAGCAAAGGCAGTAACCTGTTTTTATAATTGATGCAAACATACAACAAAAAAATGAATAACAACTGGTATAAACCAAAAAACTTTGTTTAAAAGAAAATAAAGCACCGGAAATTTTATTAATATTTAAAATCCTTCAGAAAATTTTTTAATAACATTGACAAGATCAATTCCTTTTCCTAAAACTGGTTGAAAAATATCACCTTCGCTTTCCAAACGTTCAACAGCATTTAAAATCGTGAAATCGCTCATCTTCAAACCTTTCTTTACCTCATCCCAATGCAGCGGCATAGAGACTGTCGCGCCGGGCTTTGGACGTACAGAATACGCTGCAGCAATTGTCGCGTGGGGCCTGTTTTGTAAAAAATCAAGATACATTTTACCTTTTCGGTCTTTGATGGCACGTTCGATACTTGTAAATTCTGATAACTCATTGTGAACCAAGGTTACAATCACCCGGGCAAACTCTTTGGACTGCTCATAAGTATATTTATTTCCCAACGGAATATAGATATGCAGCCCGGTCGAGCCGCTGGTTTTACAATAAGAAGGAATTCCCAAATCATCCAAAATCTGTTTGGTGACCTGCGCCGCTTCTATAACCTGATCAAAAGAATTCTTATCCGGATCAAGGTCGATGATACAGAATGAAGGATGATCCGGCTTTTGTATGGTACTACTCCATGGATTCATCTCGATACATCCAAGATTAGCCATATATAACAAGGTCGCTTCATCGTCTCCCACGAGGTAATGACGGTCGCGGTCATCAGTTTCACTGTGGTATAAAAAGGTTTTCACCCAATCCGGGGCTTTGCCTGTGACATCTTTAAAATAAAAGCTTTTCCCGTTGATCCCATTTGGGAAACGGTTCATGCTTTGCGGACGGTCTTTAAGGTATGGAAGAATATAAGGTGCAACCTGAAAATAATAATTGATGAGATCTCTTTTCCTTAATTTCTCATCCGGCCAGAAAATTTTATCGAGATTGGTGAACTTCAGCTCGTGGCCTTTTACTTTTTTTACCTGTGTTTTTTCAGTTGGATTAAGCAAAGTTTTTACACTTTTATTTTCTGAAGCTTTTACAATATGGTCTTTTTTTTCTTCAGATTGAGTATTTCCGGTATCTGC
This region includes:
- a CDS encoding MFS transporter — protein: MERKNLILILASVGTFVEALDIAIINLTIPSIQEQFGIGAETVQWLQTLYVLFFGGFLIIGGKLSDQIGRRKIFLLGSLIFMLTSLGAGLSTSFETLAVFRALQGLGAAFIMPSAMSIVTNTFKEDQERNRAIGIFSSFAAIGSGSGLSLGGIISTYLSWHWVFLINVPVLLITLVFAFQYLPKDETSGKSQKTDVASGILLVLGLLSLTYGTHELIHIKEKTFMVVSSLIVAVLLLSMVFYRLKSVSQPLIDLKLFKHKSLKVSNLTFVALGAFFIGFLFLISLMLQKDMNHSAASAGLMLVPFSVMSALVAKFVLPHISKRLNSSQMGVFGWIFMLSGALILLFSVYFGHSLPLVLLGAACISGIGMTFCFTALSVLGIQDVNASSYGVASSLGSTSYFLGAGIGLSFMTLMSQVFPSTLAVGNLSLIILVGYAVFALGMLVYFILKSIKIKEAEMVVSNN
- a CDS encoding Lrp/AsnC family transcriptional regulator, encoding MAAENYSLDEKDLSILRILQKDAKLSVRDVAAKINLSSTPTHERIKRMEKLGVIKEYTAVVDRKKVNKGMMVVCMIALNVHNKKTAGRFIEEVGKLKEVVEFYNISGDFDFMLKILAPNMDEFHEFFVNKLSEIEGIGQTKSIFVMNSIKESSQIL
- a CDS encoding methyltransferase domain-containing protein; translated protein: MPWNPDIYNQFKNIRFKPFFDIADLIKDEKQMKVVDFGCGTGEQTAILAEKFPLATFLGVDSSAEMLEKSKALENDRLHFRKATTEEILDRDENWDLIFSNAALQWSDDHQNLFPKLISKLKSNGQLAVQMPYQPGNILNKILFEMANEEPFRTHLNGWNRPSAVLTVDEYAQILFYNGIENLDISQKVYPIIAEDHETLFNFISGSALIPYLERLNEEQQNTFTSEFKQRIAKSFPTLPAIYSFKRILLYGRKSNIIN
- a CDS encoding cold-shock protein, which codes for MQQGTVKFFNEAKGFGFISPSDGSKDVFVHSSGLISRSIRENDVVTFEVQKGEKGLNAVNVKLA